The segment AAAAGACCGGGGCACTAGGAAACGATAGGGCGGCAGCCGCGTTCGGCTGCCGCCCTCTTCCGTCAATTTAGCTGTATTGCTCCGAGTCCCTCAGAGTCTGCCCTGAGCGCCGTCGAACCGCTTTCAGACCTGTGGGTTTTCTGTCCTACATCACTGACGGTTGGCGGGTTTTCGGCAATCAGAAATGTTTTTCGTGAGACTTAGAATGTCCCCATCTCAACCCTTGCCCATGCCCCCGGACGGCCCGGCCGCTTGCGCACCCATCGCGACTGTCTCCTGCTCGCCTGCAGCATAGCTGGGGCCCATCAGCTCGCGCAGGATCCACGAGATCTGTCTCACCGACTGCTCGATGTGCTTGATCTCCGCGGCTTTGCTGGTCGCTTGCGCCGAGTAAGAAATCACCTCCAGCTCGTTGCGGATCAGCTGATTGATGTTCACAACCCGATTCAGCTTCTGCCGGATCGCGTGATTGCGTCTGCGCAGCCACCAGCTTCCCACAACCCCCACCAGGATGCCCAACATCAAGTCATCGGCCAGGTCGTACATCTCGTTGGATAGCAGGTGCGACAGCCACAGGTCGGACGTGTAGCCGAGGATCACCACCGCAGCTCCCAAAATCCAGGGCGCTGCCGTCGCTTGCAAGAGTTTGTGCGCGGAAGTTCTCATCCCACCCTCTCCCTGGGCCGAACTTGCATCGCCATAGGGAACACGTGTGGGCAAAAACGCCGCCGCACAAGCGATGCCTGAGCTTAATTGTAGTTCCGGCAGTCCTCGCGCCGGCCTGTTTTCGCTCCGCTTAGGCAGCGAAAGGCAGCGAACGGCTTCCCGTTTTGGTTCTCGGGGACGAGTGCCTCCATCATGGGGGAGCCTGCAGCGGCCCACTCTTCAAGGCGGTTCTCCTTGACCTTTCGAAAGTCTCTACCCCGACTCTACCAAGAGCCGGGTCGAGAACCGCCCGGCGCCGTGGCGAATTCGTTGCTTTGGTTGATACGGACCGCCGATTCGTGAAACTCGTCGACCGCTGTGCGCTCCTGGAGCGGGTCCGAGACGACAAGTGGAAACGGCGGGATCGTGGAGCGGCGACGGAGTAGCGCGGCCGGAACGCGCCCCTTCACTTCCGCAGTTGAAGATCTTGTCGTGAACAAAAGAGTGGATTGTTGGACTGCTGTCGCTTTTCGAATAAGGACAGGTACGTCCAAGTTGCTCTGTTGTCAACGATCGCGTCCTGCTGAGCCCCGCATTTGCAGGTAGAATTCCAGGCATGAGGCATCGATTTTGGTCCCGCGCTGCTGCCCCGGAACAGAGCGCAACGCGTGTGCGACTTTCTCATGCGATTGCGATTGCACTCCTGCTGTGCGCCGCCGCAGCCATCGTACAAGCTACCCAGCCTGCCAAGCCCGGTGTGACGCTCGAGCAGGTTGCGCTGACAACTTCCGACGGCGTGCGCCTCAGCGCGATCGTGTACCGCCCCGCTGCTGTGCCCAGACCGGTTGGGCTAATGCTGGTGCATGGCTTTGGCGCAAACTTTTACGAATCGTATTTCCCCTATCTCGGCCGAACCGCGGCCCAACATGGCATGGTCGTACTCGCGCTCAACATGCGCGACCACGATACCGGCCCTAAGATTTGGGACTTCGCCGACAACCAAGCCGACATCGCCGCCGGCGTCGAGCACCTGCATAGCCTGGGAGCTAAGAAGATCGTGTTGCTGGGGCAGAGTATGGGCACCAACCGGGTCCTCTATTACCAGGCAGCGTCCAGTGATCCGACCGTAGCCGCCACCGTGCTCGTCAGCGGGCCGGGCAACTTGTTTCAGTGGAATGTCTGGCAGTTTGGACAGAAAACGGCGCAGGAGACGGTCAGCGAC is part of the Terriglobia bacterium genome and harbors:
- a CDS encoding alpha/beta fold hydrolase, whose product is MRLSHAIAIALLLCAAAAIVQATQPAKPGVTLEQVALTTSDGVRLSAIVYRPAAVPRPVGLMLVHGFGANFYESYFPYLGRTAAQHGMVVLALNMRDHDTGPKIWDFADNQADIAAGVEHLHSLGAKKIVLLGQSMGTNRVLYYQAASSDPTVAATVLVSGPGNLFQWNVWQFGQKTAQETVSDALRMQAEGHDRDLMLVDLGPLGKALYTPRYLLSLRGPSAKSDPYQNIQKVKNPVLILQGKADKLIEPEIAERLHKAAVNNPNVTVQYVDGANHGFASQQPLLADRVLDWIKSVLP